Proteins encoded by one window of Carassius carassius chromosome 30, fCarCar2.1, whole genome shotgun sequence:
- the LOC132111203 gene encoding protein delta homolog 2-like isoform X2, with translation MKLTVVLLLCGCGVLFKHNCEAQETSPTPSVSNCTCELGHGKCAENDDCRCDPGWGGPRCDDCVRMPGCVHGSCHQPWQCTCMDGWAGRFCDKDILVCSREQPCQNGATCVLNGSGDYSCLCPEGFHGRDCELKTGPCQKTKSPCKNGGLCEDLGGYAPELSCRCLAGFTGPRCETNMDDCLMRPCANGATCLDGVNRFSCLCPAGFTGRFCTINLDDCASQPCLNGGRCIDRVSTFQCFCSPGFTGRTCETPVGESGPQAVSPFRGEGDRVTQVYRSHWTTPRSFKISVVTQHGAEGLSELQLIILLVLGGLTLAVVALTAGLVLRGHCQDRSARCRCRPAPAHHRPFHRCRTNSVPAQQECKISFLQPSTPAELEKKRLNTHII, from the exons ATGAAACTCACTGTAGTTCTGCTGCTCTGTGGCTGTGGGGTGCTATTTAAACACAACTGTGAAGCCCAag AAACATCTCCAACACCCTCGGTCAGTAACTGCACGTGTGAACTCGGTcatggaaaatgtgctgaaaacgATGATTGCAG GTGTGATCCGGGATGGGGTGGACCGCGTTGTGATGACTGTGTGCGAATGCCTGGATGTGTCCATGGCTCCTGCCATCAGCCCTGGCAGTGCACCTGCATGGACGGGTGGGCGGGCCGATTCTGTGACAAAG ATATTTTGGTGTGCTCCCGAGAGCAGCCCTGTCAGAATGGGGCTACTTGTGTCTTGAATGGCTCTGGGGATTACAGCTGCTTATGTCCTGAAGGCTTTCATGGACGGGACTGTGAACTGAAAACAGGGCCTTGCCAAAAGACTAA GTCCCCCTGCAAGAATGGTGGCCTCTGTGAGGATCTGGGTGGTTACGCTCCAGAACTGTCTTGTCGATGCCTGGCTGGCTTCACGGGGCCACGCTGCGAGACCAACATGGACGACTGCCTGATGCGCCCCTGTGCCAATGGCGCCACCTGTTTGGATGGCGTGAACCGTTTTTCCTGCCTGTGCCCTGCGGGTTTCACCGGCCGTTTCTGCACCATCAACCTGGACGACTGCGCCAGCCAGCCCTGCCTCAACGGAGGACGCTGTATAGACCGAGTCTCCACCTTCCAATGCTTCTGCTCTCCAGGATTCACTGGAAGAACTTGTGAGACCCCCGTCGGGGAGTCAGGACCTCAAGCCGTGTCTCCGTTCAGGGGCGAAGGAGACCGAGTTACTCAAGTCTATCGCTCCCACTGGACCACTCCACGCTCGTTCAAAATCTCAGTGGTGACTCAGCATGGGGCCGAAGGGCTGTCAGAGCTGCAGCTCATCATCCTGCTGGTGTTGGGGGGCTTGACTTTGGCCGTGGTGGCGCTAACGGCTGGTCTGGTGCTGCGCGGACATTGCCAGGACCGATCGGCTCGCTGTCGGTGCAGACCGGCCCCCGCTCACCATCGCCCGTTCCACCGATGCCGGACGAACTCTGTGCCTGCGCAACAGGAATGCAAGATCAGCTTCCTCCAGCCTTCGACTCCAGCTGAGCTCGAGAAGAAGAGGCTGAACACCCACATCATTTAG
- the LOC132111203 gene encoding protein delta homolog 2-like isoform X1: MKLTVVLLLCGCGVLFKHNCEAQAETSPTPSVSNCTCELGHGKCAENDDCRCDPGWGGPRCDDCVRMPGCVHGSCHQPWQCTCMDGWAGRFCDKDILVCSREQPCQNGATCVLNGSGDYSCLCPEGFHGRDCELKTGPCQKTKSPCKNGGLCEDLGGYAPELSCRCLAGFTGPRCETNMDDCLMRPCANGATCLDGVNRFSCLCPAGFTGRFCTINLDDCASQPCLNGGRCIDRVSTFQCFCSPGFTGRTCETPVGESGPQAVSPFRGEGDRVTQVYRSHWTTPRSFKISVVTQHGAEGLSELQLIILLVLGGLTLAVVALTAGLVLRGHCQDRSARCRCRPAPAHHRPFHRCRTNSVPAQQECKISFLQPSTPAELEKKRLNTHII; this comes from the exons ATGAAACTCACTGTAGTTCTGCTGCTCTGTGGCTGTGGGGTGCTATTTAAACACAACTGTGAAGCCCAag CAGAAACATCTCCAACACCCTCGGTCAGTAACTGCACGTGTGAACTCGGTcatggaaaatgtgctgaaaacgATGATTGCAG GTGTGATCCGGGATGGGGTGGACCGCGTTGTGATGACTGTGTGCGAATGCCTGGATGTGTCCATGGCTCCTGCCATCAGCCCTGGCAGTGCACCTGCATGGACGGGTGGGCGGGCCGATTCTGTGACAAAG ATATTTTGGTGTGCTCCCGAGAGCAGCCCTGTCAGAATGGGGCTACTTGTGTCTTGAATGGCTCTGGGGATTACAGCTGCTTATGTCCTGAAGGCTTTCATGGACGGGACTGTGAACTGAAAACAGGGCCTTGCCAAAAGACTAA GTCCCCCTGCAAGAATGGTGGCCTCTGTGAGGATCTGGGTGGTTACGCTCCAGAACTGTCTTGTCGATGCCTGGCTGGCTTCACGGGGCCACGCTGCGAGACCAACATGGACGACTGCCTGATGCGCCCCTGTGCCAATGGCGCCACCTGTTTGGATGGCGTGAACCGTTTTTCCTGCCTGTGCCCTGCGGGTTTCACCGGCCGTTTCTGCACCATCAACCTGGACGACTGCGCCAGCCAGCCCTGCCTCAACGGAGGACGCTGTATAGACCGAGTCTCCACCTTCCAATGCTTCTGCTCTCCAGGATTCACTGGAAGAACTTGTGAGACCCCCGTCGGGGAGTCAGGACCTCAAGCCGTGTCTCCGTTCAGGGGCGAAGGAGACCGAGTTACTCAAGTCTATCGCTCCCACTGGACCACTCCACGCTCGTTCAAAATCTCAGTGGTGACTCAGCATGGGGCCGAAGGGCTGTCAGAGCTGCAGCTCATCATCCTGCTGGTGTTGGGGGGCTTGACTTTGGCCGTGGTGGCGCTAACGGCTGGTCTGGTGCTGCGCGGACATTGCCAGGACCGATCGGCTCGCTGTCGGTGCAGACCGGCCCCCGCTCACCATCGCCCGTTCCACCGATGCCGGACGAACTCTGTGCCTGCGCAACAGGAATGCAAGATCAGCTTCCTCCAGCCTTCGACTCCAGCTGAGCTCGAGAAGAAGAGGCTGAACACCCACATCATTTAG
- the LOC132110944 gene encoding male-enhanced antigen 1-like gives MEVARPRGMGPERISPSSEEDEAEDRPLDTAVPEEWSGEDMEEDEEGGAEYYYQPLNQDPEGMSGSHTQPVDEGSPAEQLQQVQDRIEAMGLFLPQPPPPDSDEEEDPGGAAAWRSYASIPMDEDQVELVKRTMAAVNLPTLVIPAWAQEISDDQWKDMVQQTLQSTQSSAGLRLERK, from the exons ATGGAAGTGGCGAGGCCCCGAGGGATGGGTCCAGAGAGAATCTCCCCGAGCTCCGAGGAGGATGAGGCGGAGGACCGGCCTCTAGACACCGCTGTGCCGGAGGAGTGGAGCGGAGAGGACATGGAGGAGGACGAGGAAGGAGGCGCTGAATATTACTATCAGCCTCTGAATCAAGACCCAGAGGGGATGAGCGGCTCACACACACAGCCCGTGGATGAAGGCTCCCCCGCAGAGCAGCTGCAGCAGGTCCAGGACCGAATAGAG GCCATGGGTCTGTTCCTGCCCCAGCCTCCCCCTCCTGACAGCGATGAAGAGGAGGATCCTGGAGGAGCCGCTGCTTGGAGAAGTTACGCGTCCATCCCCATGGATGAAG ATCAAGTTGAGCTGGTGAAAAGGACCATGGCGGCTGTAAATTTGCCGACACTAGTAATCCCTGCGTGGGCTCAGGAGATCTCAGATGACCAGTGGAAGGACATGGTCCAGCAGACGCTTCAGTCCACACAGAGCTCTGCAGGCCTGAGACTAGAACGCAAGTGA